In Mytilus edulis chromosome 13, xbMytEdul2.2, whole genome shotgun sequence, a single window of DNA contains:
- the LOC139501663 gene encoding splicing factor 3B subunit 4-like (The sequence of the model RefSeq protein was modified relative to this genomic sequence to represent the inferred CDS: added 118 bases not found in genome assembly) has product MAAGPIAERNQDATVYVGGLDDKVTEAILWELFLQAGPVVNVHMPKDRVTQSHQGYGFVEFMGEEDADYAIKIMNMIKLYGKPVRVNKASAHQKNLDVGANIFIGNLDPEVDEKLLYDTFSAFGVILQTPKIMRDPDSGNSKGYAFINFASFEASDAAIEAMNGQYLCNRAITISYAFKKDSKGERHGSAAERLLAAKNPLSLTDRPHQLFADAPPPPQQPPGPGPSSSMAPPPPPPMGGMMSSGQAGPPTSMSNIPPPPVPPPSSQHLPPPPVPPMGMPPFPPGHPGQMPFMHPPMQRPPPPSSMPGTTGAQASHAPPPPHYSQPGPPRYPGPPPPGWNNQQRPPYPGQGGPPPPPPPGMRPPPPPGWNGPPPPGMRPPPFPGGRPPPPGMRGPPPPGMGGPPRGPPGPGPRGPPPPRGMRGPPPPGMRGPPPPPRN; this is encoded by the exons tgaATGTCCACATGCCCAAGGACCGTGTAACACAGAGTCATCAGGGATATGGTTTTGTGGAATTCATGGGAGAAGAAGATGCAGATTACGCTATAAAAATTATGAACATGATAAAATTATATGGTAAACCTGTCCGGGTTAATAAG GCCTCTGCACATCAGAAGAACCTAGACGTAGGAGCCAACATATTTATCGGTAACTTAGACCCTGAAGTTGACGAGAAACTCTTATATGATACATTTAGTGCTTTTGGAGTCATATTACAAACACCAAAG ATTATGCGAGATCCAGATTCAGGAAACTCTAAAGGATATGCCTTTATAAACTTTGCCAGTTTTGAAGCCTCTGATGCAGCCATAGAAGCTATGAACGGACAATATTTGTGCAATAGAGCTATAACGATCTCATATGCATTTAAAAAAGATTCAAAAGGAGAAAGACATGGATCAGCAGCAG agagACTATTGGCTGCCAAGAATCCCTTATCATTAACAGACAGACCCCATCAGTTGTTTGCAGATGCCCCACCCCCTCCACAGCAACCCCCAGGTCCAGGACCTTCATCATCCATGGCCCCTCCACCTCCTCCACCAATGGGAGGAATGATGTCATCAGGACAAGCAG GTCCTCCAACATCGATGTCAAATATTCCTCCTCCTCCAGTGCCACCCCCCTCATCACAACATCTGCCACCACCACCTGTGCCACCCATGGGGATGCCACCATTTCCACCAGGACATCCAG gACAGATGCCATTCATGCATCCACCCATGCAGAGACCCCCTCCCCCTTCATCGATGCCAGGAACAACAGGGGCACAGGCATCACATGCCCCACCCCCTCCACATTACTCACAGCCAGGACCCCCAAGATATCCAG GACCTCCCCCTCCAGGATGGAATAACCAGCAGAGACCTCCATACCCAGGACAAGGAGGACCCCCACCCCCTCCTCCACCAGGGATGAGACCCCCTCCCCCTCCTGGATGGAACGGTCCACCACCACCAGGAATGAGACCACCACCCTTCC CTGGTGGCAGACCCCCACCCCCAGGGATGAGAGGACCCCCACCACCAGGCATGGGAGGTCCACCAAGAGGTCCACCAGGGCCTGGACCACGTGGACCACCACCCCCCAGAGGTATGAGAGGTCCACCACCACCCGGTATGAGAGGACCACCACCACCTCCAAGAAACTGA
- the LOC139500538 gene encoding uncharacterized protein has translation MAFASAKSNIKLEIFKEYSSDVKNINFMVACSDGSVWIGDNTRSKLQHVKLTENKTEVITSLNTNIYGIAITHSNNILVKDSTPTKLRQINTVTGEITDSIYDIKPLKPVGIHVTSDHRVIIGASSPLSTGGYITSTSNGNICVVDTFDRDFHGRVVVLSPGGDILGTYTGHPDVNTKKKPFKAFEILTTPSDNIVVTDTENHLLHILSDQGQIITYYNLSDMGILRPHSLTLSSTGTIVIGCLEKKAFFVISDKKAKLYELEYSGF, from the exons ATGGCGTTCGCAAGTGCGAAAAGTAACATtaaattagaaatatttaaagaatattCATCAGATgtcaaaaatattaactttatgGTTGCATGTTCTGATGGTTCTGTGTGGATAGGGGATAATACGAGATCAAAATTACAACATGTCAAACTAACGGAAAATAAAACTGAAGTTATAACAAGTTTAAACACTAACATTTATGGAATAGCAATTACTCATTCAAATAACATTCTCGTTAAGGATTCAACACCAACTAAACTTAGACAAATCAACACTGTGACAGGGGAGATAACTGATTCCATTTATGATATTAAACCATTGAAACCAGTCGGTATCCATGTAACCAGCGATCACAGAGTCATCATAGGAGCCTCCTCTCCATTGAGCACgggggg ATATATAACTAGTACCAGTAATGGAAATATATGTGTGGTGGACACATTTGATAGAGATTTCCACGGTAGAGTGGTCGTGTTATCGCCAGGAGGAGACATTCTAGGGACTTACACTGGTCATCCTGACGTCAACACTAAGAAGAAACCATTTAAAGCTTTTGAAATACTTACAACACCATCAGATAATATTGTTGTTACTGATACAGAAAATCACTTATTACATATACTGAGTGACCAAGGACAAATTATTACCTACTACAACCTAAGTGACATGGGGATCTTACGTCCACACTCACTTACTCTGTCTTCAACAGGAACTATCGTAATAGGATGCCTTGAAAAGAAAGCATTTTTCGTTATTTCAGACAAAAAGGCCAAACTTTATGAGTTGGAATATTCTGGATTCTAG